One stretch of Armigeres subalbatus isolate Guangzhou_Male chromosome 2, GZ_Asu_2, whole genome shotgun sequence DNA includes these proteins:
- the LOC134212910 gene encoding INO80 complex subunit C-like has protein sequence MSEVKMPIFKRMNLAQTNPIAGNKKRTWKSLKQITAYERTLPWKETDVTYSSINAPPSFVPAKKYSDISGLIAPYTDPQTKLHYNNAEEFQTVRSLPMDLTAGYLALRGASSIV, from the exons ATGAGTGAAGTAAAAATGCCAATTTTCAAACGAATGAATCTGGCTCAAACGAATCCTATCGCGGGGAACAAGAAGCGAACCTGGAAGTCCCTGAAGCAAATCACAGCCTACGAGAGGACGCTCCCGTGGAAAGAAACTGATGTGACAT ATTCCTCCATCAACGCGCCACCATCGTTCGTCCCTGCCAAAAAGTATTCAGACATTTCCGGTTTGATTGCGCCCTACACCGACCCGCAAACCAAACTACACTACAACAACGCGGAAGAGTTTCAGACTGTTCGGAGTCTGCCAATGGATTTGACCGCGGGATATCTGGCACTGCGGGGTGCGAGCAGTATTGTTTGA